Genomic segment of Panicum virgatum strain AP13 chromosome 2K, P.virgatum_v5, whole genome shotgun sequence:
ccctgtGTCAATGACCAGCGAGCGCGAAAATAATCGTGTGGTGGAAAGCTGGTATTCTGGGAAAATTCAGTAGTGGATCACGATGCATTCTTTCAACGCCATGCCCAATCACCTCTAGCTTCCGCTACGCTACGCTCTGGCTCTGCCCACGTACGCCTACCTCACCTAGCGCCGGCCACCAGCTAGTAGCAGCCTGTAAAAACAAACAGATCAACGGCTAACTGGCAGTCGGTTTACCGAGTTTCCGGTCAAAGCCGCAATCAAATCAAACCAGGTTAAAAAACACAAAAACGAAACGTTTGCTCGTTGGTGAGTCCACGCGACGACTTCACAGCCCACGTCGCCCGAGCACCCGCAAGAAGCCCGGTCAAATACGTGCACGGCCGCACGGGCACGCGTAGAGCCCAAGCGCGGCGCAATatgtcgccgacgacgacgaccgacTCGTATACCCCACGGCCCCACCCCCGTCCGTCTCGGCTCCGCCTGGTGCAGGCGCGTCCCTGACACGGCACGACGCGCCCCCTCCTCACCGCGCCAACCAACCTCTCGTCCCCATCCGCCGGCTATCCCCTCCCCCCCTCCCTCGCGCTATAAATAGCCGCCGTCGCAACGGTCCGCTGCTCCTTCCGCTCCGCCAGCCTCGCGtccgccgctcgcgcgcgcacGACGCGTGCCCCTCCCAGGCCCCGGCGCCCCCAATCCggctgccgcagcagcagcagcagcagcagcggggcgCCCCATCCCGGCCGGCGCCATGGCGGTGGACCGCGTGGTGGAGGGCGAGGAGGCGTTCGAGGAGGTGGACCCGACGGGGCGGTTCGGGCGGTACGCCGACGTGCTGGGGCTGGGCTCCGTCAAGAAGGTGTACCGCGGCTTCGACCAGGAGGAAGGGATCGAGGTGGCGTGGAACCGCGTCCGGCTGCGCGCGCTGGCGGACCGCGACCCCGGCATGGTGGACCGCCTCCACGCCGAGGTGCGCCTGCTGCGCTCCCTCCACCACGACCACATCATCGGCTTCCACAAGGTGTGGCTCGACCGCGACGCCGGCGTGCTCAACTTCATCACCGAGGTCTGCACCTCCGGGAGCCTCCGCGAGTATCGCCAGCGCCACCGCCACGTCTCCGTCAAGGCGCTCAAGAAGTGGGCGCGCCAGATCCTCGAGGGCCTCAACCACCTCCACACCCACGACCCCTGCATCATCCACCGCGACCTCAACTGCAGCAACGTCTTCATCAATGGCAACAACGGCCAGG
This window contains:
- the LOC120692958 gene encoding probable serine/threonine-protein kinase WNK5 — translated: MAVDRVVEGEEAFEEVDPTGRFGRYADVLGLGSVKKVYRGFDQEEGIEVAWNRVRLRALADRDPGMVDRLHAEVRLLRSLHHDHIIGFHKVWLDRDAGVLNFITEVCTSGSLREYRQRHRHVSVKALKKWARQILEGLNHLHTHDPCIIHRDLNCSNVFINGNNGQVKIGDLGLAAIVDKTHVAHTILGTPEFMAPELYTEAYTESVDIYSYGMCVLEMVTREVPYSECGSVVQIFHNVTRGVPPAALKRLKDPELRGFIERCIGQPRNRPSAAELLEDPFFDGVCSGDDDALADAATVVAGTPVPRPRSYVDDLAGLRLD